The Lysobacter gummosus genome includes a region encoding these proteins:
- a CDS encoding alpha/beta hydrolase family protein, whose product MKTNYGWLLMLALIAGGCARSGVDANPPGTASNADAEAKTLSQARASVDPQLIRQQRDGTQVPVPPQGTLDLVRYPSAAGELAAYLSPRPAQPGKHPAIIWISGGDSNTIGDSWTPQSRDNDQSAMAFRQAGVVTMYPSLRGGNDNPGVREAFYGEVQDILAAADYLAKLDFVDPKRIYLGGHSTGGTLVLLVAETDPRFRGAFAFGPVADVSGYGEGMLPVALDNEAAIRLRSPVHWTASIRSPVFVFEGDHDANTEDLLLLRKLNQSPQAKYFLIPRATHFTTLAPANELIAKKIIADRGEHSDIGFSEAELSQLLP is encoded by the coding sequence ATGAAAACGAACTATGGATGGCTGCTGATGCTCGCGCTGATCGCCGGCGGTTGCGCGCGCTCCGGCGTCGACGCGAACCCGCCGGGCACGGCTTCGAACGCAGACGCGGAAGCGAAAACCCTCAGCCAGGCGCGCGCCTCGGTCGATCCGCAACTGATCCGCCAGCAACGCGACGGCACGCAGGTGCCGGTGCCGCCGCAGGGCACGCTCGATCTGGTGCGCTATCCGTCCGCGGCCGGCGAACTGGCCGCCTATCTGAGTCCGCGCCCCGCGCAGCCGGGCAAGCATCCGGCGATCATCTGGATCAGCGGCGGCGACTCCAACACCATCGGCGACTCGTGGACGCCGCAGTCGCGCGACAACGATCAAAGCGCGATGGCGTTCCGCCAGGCCGGCGTGGTGACGATGTATCCCTCGCTGCGCGGCGGCAACGACAATCCCGGCGTGCGCGAAGCGTTCTACGGCGAGGTGCAGGACATCCTGGCCGCGGCCGATTATCTGGCCAAGCTCGATTTCGTCGATCCCAAGCGCATCTACCTGGGCGGGCACAGCACTGGCGGCACCCTGGTGCTGTTGGTCGCCGAAACCGACCCGCGTTTCCGCGGCGCATTCGCCTTCGGCCCGGTCGCGGACGTGTCCGGTTACGGCGAAGGCATGCTGCCGGTGGCGCTGGACAACGAAGCGGCGATCCGCCTGCGCTCGCCGGTGCATTGGACCGCGTCGATCCGCAGCCCGGTGTTCGTATTCGAAGGCGACCACGACGCCAACACCGAAGACCTGCTGCTGTTGCGCAAACTCAATCAAAGCCCGCAGGCGAAGTATTTCCTGATCCCGCGCGCGACCCACTTCACCACGCTGGCGCCGGCCAACGAGTTGATCGCGAAGAAGATCATCGCCGACCGCGGCGAACACAGCGATATCGGCTTCAGCGAGGCCGAACTTTCGCAACTGCTTCCGTAA
- a CDS encoding OmpA family protein codes for MPALTAPADSSGGSGVGGEPAAEAPAADAAASSAASDDANTSGSDAASPQRSAKLYFEVGKSQPPANAEADLAGVVAALKDDASTKARISGFHDETGTAATNAELAKKRAQAVQQWLESQGIAADRIVLDKPAIATGGGDAKEARRVEITVE; via the coding sequence ATGCCGGCGCTGACCGCGCCGGCCGACAGTTCGGGCGGATCCGGCGTAGGCGGCGAGCCCGCCGCCGAAGCTCCGGCCGCCGATGCGGCCGCTTCGTCCGCCGCGAGCGATGATGCGAACACAAGCGGCAGCGACGCCGCCTCGCCGCAGCGCAGCGCCAAGCTCTACTTCGAGGTCGGCAAGTCGCAGCCTCCGGCCAATGCCGAAGCCGATCTGGCCGGCGTGGTCGCCGCGCTCAAGGACGACGCCAGCACCAAGGCGCGCATCTCCGGCTTCCACGACGAAACCGGCACCGCCGCGACCAACGCGGAGCTGGCCAAGAAGCGTGCGCAGGCGGTGCAGCAGTGGCTGGAATCGCAGGGTATCGCGGCCGACCGCATCGTCCTCGACAAGCCGGCGATCGCTACCGGCGGCGGCGACGCCAAGGAAGCGCGGCGGGTCGAGATCACCGTCGAGTAA
- a CDS encoding VOC family protein: MAVHELFSYLCVADAQAAVEFYCKVFEASEKFRLVEPGGRIGHVELDLGGTTLMLCEEFPEVDIRRPQPQHGHSHTLHLHVDDADDTVARAVAAGARLTMAPRDHFYGERSGTVIDPFGHRWNIGHSIEALAPEEMQRRYDLDPDCAGGETASD; this comes from the coding sequence ATGGCCGTCCACGAACTGTTCTCCTACCTGTGCGTGGCCGACGCCCAGGCCGCGGTCGAGTTCTACTGCAAAGTGTTCGAGGCCAGCGAGAAGTTCCGCCTGGTCGAACCGGGCGGGCGCATCGGCCATGTCGAACTCGACCTGGGCGGCACCACCTTGATGCTGTGCGAGGAATTCCCCGAAGTGGACATCCGCCGGCCGCAGCCCCAGCACGGCCACAGCCATACCCTGCATCTGCACGTGGACGACGCCGACGACACCGTCGCCCGCGCGGTCGCCGCCGGCGCGCGGCTGACCATGGCGCCGCGCGATCATTTCTACGGCGAGCGCTCGGGCACGGTGATCGATCCGTTCGGCCATCGCTGGAACATCGGCCACAGCATCGAGGCCTTGGCGCCGGAGGAAATGCAGCGCCGCTACGATCTGGACCCGGATTGCGCCGGCGGCGAAACGGCGTCCGACTGA